From a single Rhodococcus qingshengii JCM 15477 genomic region:
- a CDS encoding SRPBCC family protein, giving the protein MTDFDFHSVWTLPASADRVYEVLADAERYSQWWPQIRRVGTIDEHSGSMSIRSAVPLTLLVFGRREVEDSVDRYLKVRLTGAMTGWSSWAVRPAGSGCAAEFRQQVAVSGALGLAAKVAKPLFEWNHEAMMRGGHRGLCAYLSRP; this is encoded by the coding sequence GTGACCGACTTCGACTTCCACAGCGTCTGGACGCTTCCTGCCTCTGCTGACCGCGTCTACGAGGTTCTCGCGGATGCCGAACGGTATTCGCAGTGGTGGCCTCAGATACGCCGAGTCGGGACGATCGACGAGCATTCAGGCTCCATGTCCATCCGCAGCGCTGTCCCTCTGACGCTGCTGGTCTTCGGGCGACGCGAGGTGGAAGACTCAGTTGACCGCTATCTGAAAGTGCGTCTCACCGGCGCAATGACCGGGTGGAGTAGCTGGGCGGTGCGCCCCGCTGGATCTGGTTGCGCAGCCGAATTTCGGCAACAGGTAGCGGTGTCCGGAGCGCTTGGTCTGGCCGCGAAGGTCGCGAAGCCGCTGTTCGAGTGGAATCATGAAGCGATGATGCGTGGAGGGCACCGCGGACTGTGCGCATATCTCTCCCGGCCGTGA
- a CDS encoding LiaF domain-containing protein, protein MTAAEEGHDVDQLRVDAQARLEVAVGEGRLTLEEYSDKAAVVWSPTADRGQLEQIVPFSAAPPAVVSPPQATIVGVFGDTKRSGRWSLAKKTLALLLFGDVKFDLRSATITASSSTITIVSIFGDTRLRVPEGVSVELGGFDLFGDREFDGGRQDPGPGAPVIRVVAYSLFGDLTVRTG, encoded by the coding sequence GTGACTGCTGCTGAAGAAGGCCACGACGTCGATCAATTGCGTGTCGATGCCCAAGCGCGTCTGGAAGTCGCGGTGGGTGAGGGGCGTTTGACCCTCGAGGAGTACTCGGACAAGGCGGCAGTGGTGTGGTCGCCCACCGCAGATCGAGGGCAGCTCGAGCAGATCGTGCCGTTCAGTGCGGCACCACCTGCTGTGGTGTCGCCGCCGCAAGCAACGATCGTCGGTGTCTTCGGTGACACGAAGCGCTCCGGCCGTTGGTCTTTGGCGAAAAAGACACTCGCTCTGCTGTTGTTCGGGGACGTCAAGTTCGATCTGCGATCGGCAACCATCACAGCGTCCTCCTCGACGATCACCATCGTGTCGATCTTCGGGGACACGAGGCTGCGGGTTCCGGAGGGTGTTTCAGTCGAGTTGGGTGGCTTCGACCTTTTCGGAGATCGGGAATTCGACGGGGGTCGACAGGATCCCGGCCCAGGTGCACCGGTTATTCGTGTCGTCGCGTATTCGTTGTTCGGCGATCTCACCGTGCGTACCGGCTAG
- a CDS encoding gluconokinase, with amino-acid sequence MNTEAAQQKQYPVLVLMGVSGSGKSTVGGMLAGAMGWDLQEGDDLHPQANIDKMATGHPLNDEDRWPWLDKIAVWIKSHTDAGQPGIVTCSALKRSYRDVLRGEHVVFVHLAGSRDQIGQRLTARLDHYMPASLLDSQISTLEAVDPDEQAIVVDVGGSPAKIAEEILRRVETFEY; translated from the coding sequence ATGAACACCGAAGCGGCACAGCAGAAGCAGTATCCCGTGCTCGTCCTGATGGGTGTCTCGGGTTCGGGAAAGTCGACGGTCGGCGGCATGCTCGCCGGAGCGATGGGTTGGGACCTTCAAGAAGGCGACGATCTCCACCCGCAGGCGAACATCGACAAGATGGCGACCGGGCATCCGTTGAACGACGAAGACCGCTGGCCCTGGCTCGACAAGATCGCCGTCTGGATCAAGAGCCATACCGACGCCGGTCAGCCGGGCATCGTCACGTGTTCGGCACTCAAGCGCAGCTACCGCGACGTGCTTCGCGGTGAGCACGTCGTGTTCGTGCACCTCGCCGGTTCGCGGGATCAGATCGGCCAGCGATTGACCGCTCGCCTCGATCACTACATGCCCGCCTCGCTGCTCGACTCCCAGATCTCGACACTCGAGGCCGTCGACCCGGACGAACAGGCCATCGTCGTCGACGTGGGCGGGAGTCCCGCCAAGATCGCGGAGGAGATCCTGCGACGCGTGGAGACATTCGAATACTGA
- a CDS encoding GntP family permease — protein sequence MNTTALLAAEVVPAGSDARLIIAAVAGVAVIIALITWLDLHPFLALSIGAVGVGLAAGLGSAESVAAFATGFGSTMGSVGILIGFGAMFGKLLADSGGADRVVDTLVGRSSTKALPWTMALVGAVIGLPMFFEIGLVLLMPVIILVARRSGLSLMRIAIPTLAGLSAMHGLVPPHPGPLVAVSALNANLGLTLALGVLVAIPTVVLAGPVFSKYAARWVDVKVPDLFVTGEDRGEEEKKQRPSFAATLAAILLPVVLMLGKAFADVIAPDSEALPKSVLDFLGTPVVALGLAVLVGMVLLGRGGGMDRKAISKSLESSLPPIAGILLIVGAGGGFKQVLIDTGIAGVIADAIKGSSLPVLFLAWLVAVLIRVATGSATVATVTASGILAPVAADLSSAHVSLMVLAIGAGSLFLSHVNDAGFWLVKEYLGVSVVQNLKTWTVMECIISVSGLAGVLVLSAFI from the coding sequence ATGAACACCACAGCATTGCTGGCGGCCGAGGTCGTCCCCGCTGGTAGCGACGCACGATTGATCATCGCTGCAGTCGCCGGCGTCGCGGTCATCATCGCGTTGATCACCTGGCTGGACCTGCATCCCTTCCTCGCGCTGTCCATCGGCGCGGTGGGCGTCGGTCTGGCGGCCGGCCTCGGATCGGCCGAGTCGGTCGCGGCATTCGCGACAGGCTTCGGGTCGACAATGGGAAGCGTTGGAATCCTGATCGGTTTCGGCGCGATGTTCGGCAAACTCCTCGCCGATTCCGGCGGTGCCGACCGAGTGGTCGACACGCTGGTCGGCCGTTCCAGCACCAAGGCGCTTCCGTGGACCATGGCTCTGGTCGGCGCAGTGATCGGTCTGCCGATGTTCTTCGAAATCGGTCTCGTCCTGTTGATGCCGGTCATCATCCTCGTCGCGCGGCGTTCCGGCTTGTCCCTGATGCGCATCGCGATCCCCACCCTCGCCGGCCTCTCGGCCATGCACGGGTTGGTTCCCCCGCACCCCGGGCCGCTGGTTGCAGTCTCGGCTTTGAACGCAAACCTCGGCCTCACCCTCGCACTCGGTGTCCTCGTCGCGATCCCCACTGTTGTTCTCGCCGGACCGGTCTTCAGTAAGTACGCCGCGCGGTGGGTCGACGTGAAGGTCCCGGATCTTTTTGTCACAGGCGAAGATCGAGGCGAGGAAGAGAAGAAGCAGCGTCCCTCGTTCGCGGCTACTCTCGCAGCGATCCTCCTCCCGGTTGTTCTCATGCTGGGCAAAGCATTTGCAGACGTGATCGCACCCGATTCCGAGGCACTCCCCAAGTCCGTCCTCGACTTCCTCGGAACACCCGTTGTGGCTTTGGGTCTCGCGGTTCTGGTCGGTATGGTGCTGCTGGGTCGCGGCGGCGGAATGGACCGCAAGGCCATCTCGAAGTCACTCGAGAGTTCCCTACCTCCCATCGCAGGCATCTTGTTGATCGTCGGCGCCGGTGGTGGTTTCAAGCAGGTCCTGATCGACACCGGTATCGCCGGAGTGATCGCCGACGCGATCAAGGGCAGCAGCCTCCCCGTGCTGTTCCTGGCCTGGCTGGTAGCGGTATTGATCCGCGTCGCAACAGGTTCGGCAACGGTGGCAACGGTGACGGCGTCGGGCATCCTCGCTCCGGTTGCGGCAGACCTCTCGTCCGCACATGTCTCGCTGATGGTCTTGGCGATCGGTGCGGGCTCGCTCTTCCTCTCGCACGTCAACGACGCCGGATTCTGGTTGGTGAAGGAGTATCTGGGCGTCAGCGTGGTACAGAACCTCAAGACCTGGACCGTGATGGAATGCATCATCTCGGTATCGGGCCTGGCCGGAGTGCTCGTGTTGAGCGCATTCATCTAG
- a CDS encoding FadR/GntR family transcriptional regulator, translated as MPSVPFQQLHDSMLEQLGQDIVGGVLAPGTTISADEVATRYDVSRTVIREVVRVLESLGLASVRRRVGITILGSEHWNSLDPNVIRWQLAGPDRFEQLSILSELRSGIEPLAARLAATRATPEQCGALTAAVIGMSATSRAADTDAYLGHDSDFHRTLLAASGNPMLRAMSQIVVEILEGRTRHSLMPHEADPEAIHLHGVVASAIQAGDADAAEAAMRSIVAESAEAVETMRESPEPPPHL; from the coding sequence ATGCCTTCTGTCCCGTTTCAGCAGTTACACGACTCGATGCTGGAACAGCTCGGCCAAGACATAGTCGGTGGTGTGCTCGCTCCGGGAACCACGATCTCCGCCGACGAGGTGGCAACGCGATACGACGTGTCGCGAACCGTCATCCGCGAAGTTGTCCGCGTTCTCGAATCCCTCGGACTTGCCTCGGTTCGTCGACGCGTCGGAATCACCATCCTGGGCTCCGAACACTGGAACTCGCTCGACCCCAATGTCATCCGCTGGCAACTGGCCGGTCCTGATCGGTTCGAGCAACTTTCGATCCTCAGTGAACTCCGTTCCGGCATCGAACCTCTGGCTGCGCGACTGGCCGCAACTCGCGCCACACCTGAGCAGTGCGGCGCTCTCACTGCAGCCGTCATCGGCATGTCAGCTACCTCGCGCGCTGCCGATACCGACGCATATCTCGGCCATGATTCCGACTTTCACCGCACATTGCTCGCCGCTTCCGGCAACCCGATGCTGCGGGCGATGTCGCAGATCGTCGTCGAGATACTCGAAGGCCGCACCCGCCACTCGTTGATGCCCCACGAGGCCGACCCCGAAGCGATTCACCTGCACGGAGTGGTCGCATCTGCTATTCAGGCCGGGGACGCCGACGCCGCGGAAGCCGCCATGCGCTCGATCGTCGCGGAATCCGCAGAAGCGGTCGAAACAATGCGCGAAAGCCCCGAACCGCCGCCTCATCTGTAA
- a CDS encoding NAD(P)H-dependent glycerol-3-phosphate dehydrogenase: MARPVRVVVLGAGSWGTTVAGLAARNTPTLLWARNSEAADEINSQRTNSKYLGERKLPKGLKATSDLVEAAREADVLVCGVPSHAVRSTLAEIANEVRAWVPVLSLSKGLEPGTRQRPTEVIAECLPGHPVGLLAGPNIAKEIVDGMAAASVVATQDDRVAAALQPLFASSVFRVYRNTDVLGCELGGILKNIVAIASGMADGLGVGDNTRAMVLARGLAEMTRLGEAMGANPRTFAGLTGVGDLIATCMAPTSRNRRVGEALAQGLTVEEAVAKLGQVAEGVKTAPTVMDLAREYGVDMPIAAEVEAVIGGRQSASDAYRGLQKVAPGGEHEVA; the protein is encoded by the coding sequence ATGGCCCGCCCGGTACGCGTCGTCGTCCTCGGTGCCGGATCGTGGGGAACCACGGTGGCCGGCCTCGCCGCCCGCAACACCCCGACCCTGTTGTGGGCACGCAATTCCGAAGCAGCCGACGAGATCAATTCGCAACGGACCAACTCCAAATACCTTGGTGAGCGCAAACTTCCCAAGGGGCTCAAGGCAACCTCGGATCTGGTCGAAGCCGCCCGCGAAGCGGACGTACTCGTATGCGGGGTGCCATCGCACGCCGTTCGCTCCACCCTCGCCGAGATCGCCAACGAGGTTCGGGCGTGGGTCCCGGTGTTGTCACTGTCCAAGGGCCTCGAGCCCGGCACCCGGCAGCGTCCCACCGAAGTGATCGCCGAGTGCCTGCCCGGCCATCCCGTCGGATTGCTCGCGGGCCCCAACATCGCCAAAGAAATCGTCGACGGCATGGCCGCGGCATCGGTCGTGGCCACCCAGGACGATCGTGTCGCCGCCGCGCTGCAACCCCTGTTCGCATCGTCGGTCTTCCGCGTCTACCGCAACACCGACGTACTCGGCTGTGAACTCGGCGGCATCCTCAAGAACATCGTTGCCATCGCCTCGGGCATGGCTGACGGTCTGGGGGTCGGTGACAACACTCGTGCGATGGTGCTCGCACGCGGTCTCGCCGAGATGACCCGACTCGGTGAGGCGATGGGCGCCAACCCGCGCACCTTTGCCGGCTTGACGGGCGTCGGCGATCTGATTGCCACCTGCATGGCTCCGACTTCTCGCAATCGTCGCGTCGGCGAAGCTCTGGCGCAGGGATTGACCGTCGAGGAGGCTGTAGCCAAGCTCGGCCAGGTTGCCGAGGGCGTCAAGACTGCCCCCACCGTCATGGATCTGGCCCGTGAATACGGTGTCGACATGCCGATTGCCGCGGAGGTCGAGGCCGTCATCGGCGGTCGCCAAAGTGCCAGCGACGCATATCGCGGACTTCAGAAGGTTGCCCCGGGCGGCGAGCACGAAGTGGCGTGA
- a CDS encoding SDR family oxidoreductase — translation MDDKNFRGRTAIMSGGSRGIGLAIARAIARRGGNIVLLAKTDTPDPRLPGTIHTAVDELNELEGHAVPVVGDVRNDDDIARAVAAAVEHFGGIDIVVNNASVLDISKTEDLAMKRFDLMQQVNVRGTFALTRACLPYLQVSANAHVLTLSPPLNFSPHWLGAHPGYMLAKYGMTLAALGIAAEYSGAPISSNCLWPETMIATAAVGNLLGGDDSIEHSRSPEIMADAAVEILGRPAGTDTGRTVLDVEILREAGISDFSQYGGESPLAIDIFVDAPIP, via the coding sequence TTGGACGACAAGAACTTCCGCGGGCGAACCGCGATCATGTCCGGGGGAAGCCGTGGCATCGGACTTGCCATCGCCCGTGCGATAGCGCGCCGCGGCGGAAATATCGTGTTGCTCGCCAAGACCGATACGCCGGATCCCAGGCTGCCCGGAACTATCCACACGGCTGTGGACGAGTTGAACGAGCTCGAGGGTCATGCCGTTCCGGTCGTCGGCGACGTGAGGAACGACGACGACATCGCGCGGGCCGTGGCTGCAGCGGTAGAGCACTTCGGTGGCATCGACATCGTGGTCAACAATGCGAGCGTCCTCGACATCTCGAAAACCGAAGATCTCGCGATGAAGCGATTCGATCTGATGCAGCAGGTCAACGTCCGTGGCACATTCGCGCTCACCCGCGCCTGCCTTCCGTACCTTCAGGTTTCGGCCAACGCGCACGTGTTGACGCTGTCGCCGCCGCTCAACTTTTCGCCGCACTGGTTGGGTGCTCATCCGGGCTACATGCTGGCCAAATACGGAATGACATTGGCGGCCTTGGGCATCGCCGCAGAGTATTCAGGTGCACCGATTTCGAGTAATTGCCTGTGGCCGGAGACCATGATCGCCACGGCCGCTGTCGGAAACCTGCTCGGGGGAGACGACAGTATCGAGCACTCGCGTTCACCCGAGATCATGGCCGATGCGGCTGTCGAGATTCTCGGGCGTCCCGCCGGCACGGATACCGGTCGTACAGTGCTCGACGTCGAGATCTTGCGCGAGGCGGGGATCTCGGATTTCTCGCAGTACGGCGGTGAGTCACCGTTGGCGATCGACATCTTCGTCGACGCTCCAATTCCGTGA
- a CDS encoding M50 family metallopeptidase, with protein sequence MNALETAWDRVAALSPNPPVWVVQLAALIAVIIVLEPHLWRIARNVVTIAHEGAHLIVAVLVGRRLKGLRLHSDTSGVAISSGKPTGFGVILMTFAGYVGPSILGLGAAGLLGAQRAVSVLWIGVFVIAVMMVLIRNLYGVFSLAVVGAVLFGLVWWGTQEQQVAAAYFLTLFLLFAGPRPVVELQRQRMRRGGAPDSDADQLARLSPIPAIVWVGLFLLVNVAVLVLDGWWILRPVGG encoded by the coding sequence GTGAACGCGCTCGAAACCGCGTGGGATCGGGTGGCGGCGCTCAGTCCCAATCCGCCGGTGTGGGTGGTTCAACTGGCCGCGTTGATCGCCGTGATCATCGTTCTCGAACCACACCTGTGGCGGATCGCCCGCAACGTCGTCACCATCGCACACGAGGGCGCTCATCTGATCGTCGCCGTCCTGGTCGGTCGACGGTTGAAAGGTCTTCGCCTGCATTCGGATACGTCGGGTGTCGCGATTTCGTCGGGCAAACCGACCGGCTTCGGCGTCATTCTGATGACGTTCGCGGGGTACGTCGGACCGTCGATTCTCGGACTCGGCGCGGCCGGGTTGTTGGGCGCGCAGCGCGCGGTCTCGGTGCTGTGGATCGGCGTATTCGTCATCGCGGTGATGATGGTCCTGATCCGAAACCTCTACGGAGTCTTCTCACTTGCCGTGGTGGGAGCCGTGTTGTTCGGACTCGTCTGGTGGGGGACCCAGGAGCAGCAAGTGGCCGCAGCGTACTTCCTGACGCTCTTTCTCCTCTTTGCCGGACCACGCCCGGTCGTGGAACTTCAACGGCAGCGAATGCGACGAGGCGGGGCACCGGACTCGGACGCCGACCAATTGGCCAGGCTCTCACCGATACCCGCGATCGTCTGGGTCGGGTTGTTCCTGCTCGTGAACGTCGCGGTGCTCGTGCTCGACGGATGGTGGATTCTGCGCCCGGTGGGTGGCTGA
- a CDS encoding ATP-binding protein has product MDPVRNPYAPGAGQRPPELAGRDKQIDAFDVVLERIARGRPERSVVLTGLRGVGKTVLLNQLRSAAISRSWGTGKIEARPDQDLRRPLSSALHMAVREIAVSHRDPERVEQFLGVLKSFALRATADKGMRERWQPGIDAPAIKGRADSGDIEIDLVELLLDASSLARDVGVGIAIFIDEMQDLGAADVSAICGACHELSQDAAPLIVVGAGLPHLPAVLSASKSYSERLFSYHRIDRLEREAADQALIAPAEREDVEFTESALDALYEAADGYPYFVQAYGKATWDVAASSPITAEDVRVGAPTAEEELAVGFFGSRYERATPAEREYMRAMADLAGDDGPVATAKIAVELGRKPASLSPARDGLIKKGLIYSAERGSIGFTVPHFGRYLRGQAE; this is encoded by the coding sequence ATGGACCCCGTGCGCAATCCGTATGCCCCCGGTGCCGGTCAACGCCCGCCGGAACTCGCCGGGCGCGACAAGCAGATCGACGCCTTCGACGTCGTTCTCGAGCGAATTGCGCGTGGCCGCCCGGAACGAAGTGTTGTCCTCACCGGATTGCGTGGCGTCGGCAAGACCGTCCTGCTCAATCAGTTGCGTTCGGCCGCGATCTCCCGAAGCTGGGGGACAGGCAAGATCGAGGCGCGCCCCGATCAGGATTTACGACGCCCACTCTCGTCGGCGCTGCACATGGCAGTCCGAGAGATCGCGGTCTCCCATCGCGATCCGGAGCGGGTCGAGCAGTTCCTCGGAGTCCTCAAATCGTTTGCCCTACGCGCCACTGCAGACAAGGGAATGCGCGAGCGCTGGCAGCCAGGCATCGATGCACCCGCGATCAAAGGTCGGGCAGACAGCGGCGACATCGAGATCGACCTCGTCGAGTTGCTGCTCGATGCGTCGTCGCTGGCCAGGGATGTCGGCGTCGGGATCGCCATCTTCATCGACGAGATGCAGGACCTCGGAGCAGCGGATGTCTCGGCGATCTGCGGGGCCTGCCACGAGTTGAGTCAGGACGCGGCACCGCTGATTGTCGTCGGGGCGGGGCTTCCGCATCTGCCTGCTGTGCTGTCGGCGTCGAAAAGCTACTCGGAGCGCCTGTTCAGCTACCACCGGATCGACCGTCTCGAGCGTGAAGCTGCAGATCAGGCACTGATCGCACCTGCCGAGCGTGAGGACGTCGAGTTCACCGAATCCGCGCTCGACGCTCTGTACGAAGCGGCTGACGGGTACCCGTACTTCGTTCAGGCCTACGGAAAGGCCACGTGGGATGTGGCGGCGTCGAGTCCGATCACGGCAGAAGACGTGCGCGTCGGCGCGCCGACGGCTGAGGAAGAACTCGCTGTCGGTTTCTTCGGATCGCGGTACGAGCGAGCAACGCCCGCGGAGCGTGAGTACATGCGCGCCATGGCCGATCTCGCCGGTGACGACGGGCCCGTCGCAACCGCGAAGATCGCCGTCGAGTTGGGGCGCAAACCGGCTTCCCTGTCGCCGGCACGCGATGGACTGATCAAGAAGGGGCTGATCTATTCGGCAGAACGTGGATCCATCGGATTCACGGTCCCGCACTTCGGCCGATACCTGCGCGGACAAGCGGAGTGA
- a CDS encoding NAD(P)/FAD-dependent oxidoreductase yields the protein MAHPNGRNDSPILVIGAGVVGASIAYHLARVGLRVTVLEHGSVAGGVTGNSFAWVGLSKSAAETYSDPFRQGAAVEFDRLERELVEPIGLRRRGAITWEETEAETRAFVDAHRALGHPVELIGKEEILAREPGLRTAPSVASYAPDDGGVDPVAFARSLLRGAEAYGATVYSDVSALGVLAEGMRVCGVMTADGPVYGSATVLAAGTAIPGLAASAGVDVEVDASPRCLIRFSTPYPLVNGILSSPDFEIRQLDDTTLIAAEHVPVGFSGDARELAGPTLHAIRSQLEDGDQVELIEAVVADRPIPRGGRPLLGFAEGVSGLYLAATHPAIILAGAIGAHAAGDFARASTLDG from the coding sequence GTGGCGCATCCGAATGGTCGAAACGACAGTCCGATCCTGGTGATTGGTGCCGGCGTCGTCGGCGCGTCGATCGCGTATCACCTGGCGCGCGTTGGTCTCCGAGTCACCGTGCTGGAGCACGGCTCGGTGGCGGGAGGGGTGACCGGCAACTCCTTTGCCTGGGTCGGCCTCTCGAAGAGTGCCGCAGAAACTTACTCAGATCCGTTCCGGCAAGGCGCTGCAGTCGAATTCGACCGCCTGGAGCGCGAACTCGTCGAGCCAATCGGTTTGCGCCGCAGAGGCGCGATCACCTGGGAAGAGACGGAAGCGGAGACTCGAGCGTTCGTAGATGCTCATCGAGCACTCGGCCATCCCGTCGAACTCATCGGTAAAGAGGAAATCCTTGCTCGTGAGCCGGGATTGCGGACGGCCCCCTCGGTCGCATCGTACGCGCCTGATGACGGTGGCGTTGACCCGGTTGCGTTCGCTCGATCGCTCCTGCGAGGTGCCGAAGCATACGGTGCCACAGTGTATTCCGATGTCAGTGCGCTCGGGGTGCTCGCGGAGGGCATGAGAGTGTGCGGAGTAATGACTGCCGACGGTCCCGTCTACGGATCGGCCACCGTGCTCGCTGCGGGTACCGCGATTCCTGGACTCGCGGCGTCGGCGGGAGTGGACGTCGAGGTCGACGCCTCCCCGCGTTGCCTCATCAGATTCTCGACGCCCTACCCATTGGTGAACGGAATACTCTCCTCTCCGGATTTCGAGATCCGGCAATTGGACGACACGACACTGATTGCGGCTGAACATGTTCCGGTCGGGTTCTCCGGAGATGCTCGTGAGCTTGCGGGGCCGACGCTGCACGCGATCCGCAGTCAGCTCGAGGACGGTGACCAAGTGGAACTGATCGAGGCGGTAGTCGCTGACCGTCCCATCCCGCGTGGTGGCCGCCCGCTGCTGGGCTTCGCCGAAGGCGTGTCGGGGCTCTATCTGGCCGCGACGCATCCGGCGATCATTCTGGCCGGAGCAATTGGAGCCCATGCGGCCGGGGACTTCGCCCGAGCGTCAACCCTGGACGGTTAG
- a CDS encoding DUF4259 domain-containing protein: protein MDDITAEFEDDSSLEPDEWGGEMVPAWLEILTDIAQTKRVGVTFPSTQVLIDWRDRYLRVWDGYIDELEPDEDHKVARRAVLVHTFEQAVSLAAEREQA, encoded by the coding sequence GTGGACGACATCACTGCCGAGTTCGAAGACGATTCGAGTCTGGAGCCGGATGAATGGGGCGGGGAGATGGTGCCGGCGTGGCTCGAGATCCTCACCGATATTGCCCAGACGAAACGAGTCGGTGTGACGTTTCCATCGACGCAAGTGCTGATCGACTGGCGCGATCGATATCTGCGCGTGTGGGATGGCTACATTGACGAACTCGAACCGGACGAGGATCACAAGGTCGCTCGACGTGCAGTGCTCGTCCATACCTTCGAACAGGCCGTCTCCCTCGCAGCCGAGCGGGAACAAGCCTAG